From Humisphaera borealis, the proteins below share one genomic window:
- a CDS encoding tRNA modification GTPase, translating to MNSDETIVAVSSAVGSAARMIVRTSGPAALTLLADLVRDPVPADGGSAFPSHLAFSGVFCPAWVYVFRSPASYSGEDLVEYHLPGNPVLVEMFVSHLRGRHDLQIRAAEPGEFTARAYFNGRMDLTQAEGVAAVVAAQSEQQEQAGRRLMAGELARRIREPADLILATLALVEVGIDFSDEDVTFLPIDDLLSRIDQCRNMLSSLLSDSARFKPLGYEPTLILVGRPNAGKSTLLNALAGYERAVASATAGTTRDALTARIALERGYVRVVDVAGLEEGLTVVGDDIKSQMTRRALDEIARADRVILVVPVDDAALPVDAGRVADLVVRTKCDTVPAVAADASQRLASPPGPIPTVAVSALTGQGMDALRRRLDEQAFGRDEAATLTLNARHEAAILAADQALVQVRDLVEAGGAVELVAAELWEVLAQTGRVLGQVTPDEILDEVFSRFCIGK from the coding sequence ATGAACTCCGACGAGACGATCGTCGCCGTCAGCAGTGCCGTCGGGTCGGCGGCGCGGATGATCGTTCGTACCAGCGGGCCGGCGGCGCTGACTCTCCTTGCGGATCTGGTTCGTGATCCGGTTCCGGCCGACGGGGGCTCGGCGTTCCCTTCACACCTCGCGTTCTCCGGCGTCTTCTGCCCGGCTTGGGTTTACGTGTTCCGTTCGCCGGCTAGCTACAGCGGCGAAGACCTGGTCGAGTACCACCTCCCCGGCAATCCGGTCCTGGTCGAGATGTTCGTGTCGCACCTGCGCGGACGACACGACCTGCAGATCCGTGCCGCAGAGCCCGGCGAGTTCACCGCACGCGCCTACTTCAACGGGCGCATGGACCTCACCCAGGCCGAAGGCGTCGCCGCGGTCGTCGCCGCCCAGTCCGAACAGCAGGAGCAGGCCGGCCGGCGGTTGATGGCGGGTGAACTGGCCCGGCGCATCAGGGAACCCGCCGACCTGATCCTGGCGACCCTCGCGCTGGTCGAAGTCGGCATCGACTTCAGCGACGAAGACGTGACGTTCCTCCCGATTGACGACCTCTTGTCGCGTATCGACCAGTGCCGGAACATGCTGTCGAGCCTGCTGTCTGACAGCGCTCGTTTCAAACCCCTCGGATACGAACCGACACTCATACTCGTCGGCCGGCCCAACGCCGGCAAAAGCACGCTCCTCAATGCGCTGGCCGGTTACGAGCGTGCCGTGGCGTCTGCGACGGCCGGCACCACCCGCGATGCGCTAACCGCACGCATTGCCCTGGAGCGGGGTTATGTCCGGGTGGTTGATGTGGCGGGGTTGGAAGAGGGGCTTACCGTCGTAGGGGACGACATCAAGTCGCAGATGACGCGGCGTGCCCTGGACGAGATTGCCCGTGCCGATCGAGTGATCCTGGTGGTTCCCGTTGATGACGCCGCTCTGCCGGTGGACGCCGGGCGGGTGGCGGATCTGGTCGTCCGCACCAAGTGCGACACGGTGCCGGCCGTTGCGGCCGATGCGAGCCAGCGCCTGGCCAGTCCGCCAGGCCCGATCCCGACGGTGGCCGTCAGCGCACTGACCGGTCAGGGGATGGACGCGCTGCGCCGGCGGCTGGACGAGCAGGCCTTCGGCCGCGATGAGGCTGCTACGCTCACCCTCAACGCCCGGCACGAAGCGGCGATCCTGGCTGCCGATCAGGCCCTTGTGCAGGTGAGAGATCTGGTCGAGGCCGGTGGGGCGGTCGAACTCGTGGCGGCGGAACTGTGGGAAGTGCTTGCTCAGACCGGCAGGGTGCTGGGGCAGGTCACGCCCGATGAAATCCTGGACGAGGTTTTCTCGCGATTCTGCATAGGAAAGTGA